The Lolium rigidum isolate FL_2022 chromosome 1, APGP_CSIRO_Lrig_0.1, whole genome shotgun sequence region TTATCATTTACTGCAAGTATAGCTTTAATCCCCTCCAAAAGAGCAATTGCCTCTGCAGTATCTGCATTTTGACACCGTGGAATTGTATCCCATCCTGATAATAACACCTTACCATTACTGTCGCGAAGGATAGCTCCCCATGCTCCTTTACTCAGCTTTGATAAAACTGGCATCAACATTCAGTTTATGCCATCCTTCTTCAGGTTTACGCCAAGCTGTTATCTCTGCCTTATTCTTCTTCGACTCTATGGTGACTAGAACGTCAATCGGTTTCTTCCCTTTTACATCTCATTCAAAGTTAGGGCAGCTCACCTGCATAAAGGATTTTAGATAGGACTGAATGAATTGGGTTGATTGCTTTACCGTACACTTTTCATCGCCAAAGATCATATTGTTTTGCATGTGCCATGATCTCCACCACATAAATAGAAGTTTTGATCTTACTTCCTCTCTGCATTGGTTCAGAAGTAAAAGGACCCAAACCTGTCCCGTATCTCTGAACATTTCCTCTTTGGGCAAGTCTCAATCATTCCTCGGACAATCTCTTAGAGCCTTGGCTTTCGTTCATCTTACCATAGCGTGATAAGCAGTCTCAGGCTCCATGCCACATATAGAGTAGGTGGGAATTGGACTCATATTGCGCCTACATCGATGAGCTTGCACTCCCAGGGTATTAGTTGCAAGCTTCCATCCGACGACTCTTATTTTTGGAGGCACTTTGGAGTTCCAAATTACCTTCCAAAGCCCCCGGTCCCCATCTGGATTTGAGCTCGtcgattcttgtttttctttctcttttagttGCACACCAAGTCTGTATGCACTTTTTACAGAAAAGTAACCATTCTTTTCATGTGCCCAAGCGATGAAATCTTCCCCGTTCACAGATGGTAATCTAATATTTAAGACTTCCTCCGCGTCAGGAGGGTAGAAAATGGTCTTAACCTCTCCTCTTTCCATTTTTTTGTAGCAGGGTCAATAGGTCAGAAACCCATCTGAATCTTAGTTTGCTCGCTTTTCTATCACTTTGTGATTGACTGTGTGAGGAGTTCTAATCCAAACAATTATCCCGCCGAATTCTTACTTTAGAGCTAGTATTAATTCTCCAAACAATTCCCTGTGTGAGGAGTTCTAATCCGTATGTGATTCCTTGCCAGCAAGGCGAGGCATTCTGGATAAAAACAGTGTCAATGAGATACCCAGAAGGGAAGTATTTTTGATTTGAGAAGTCTCGCACATAAACTATCTGGGAGTTCAATGAGTCTGCATGCTTGTTTTGCAAGAAAAGCTTGATTAAAAATTCTCATATACCCGAACCCAATTCCACCGTGGCTTTTTGGCTAGCCGGTGTAACTATTGTAGTGATAAGACAACTCCACCTAGGGCTACAGATAACCCAGTTCAATGTGTTACCAGGATTTTTTCAGTTAAAAGTGCATCCAAACTTGGTCTGGAcctcaaagataaaggaatgagtaTAGGTGGGAGAGTAGACTTGCAGGTGAAGAGAAATATGGGACATGATATGGAAGTCAAATGTACCACCAAAAATCGGAGTTTTTGGTTGGAAACTTGCTACAAACTCCCTTTGTGTCCAAGCTACAAGATGCAACAGGAACATGGATTTGATTCCCACTTGTTCTATTTGTGGGATGGGAGAAGAAACAAGCCACCATGCGATGGTAGATTGTACAAAGGCAAAAGCTCCAAGGCAAAGATTAAATGAATCATGGAGGATTCCTGATCATGAAAAACTCATAGATACAGGTAAGGATTGGCCTTTGATTCTACTTAGCCAACTTGACAAAGAACAAAGAGCTAAAATGTTGTTTATTTGGTCATGGCATATGAGGAACAATATTGTTTTTGGGGATGGTAAATGTGGAATAGAGCAATCAGCCCTCTATCTGATATCTTATTATGATGCCATTCAAGGACTGAAGAACATGGGTGAAAATGATAATGTAGAAGGCAAACAGATTGCCTATGAGCACCTACCAGCTAGGAGAATTGAGAAGGGTATTAGTGCAGAACCATGAAAGAAGCTGAATCAGGGATGATCAAAACTGAACACAGATACATACATGCTTCTTGGAAGTAGATGGTTGAGGAGCCTGGGGAGCAATCTTGAGAGATGATTTAGGAGGGGTCATCATGACTGCGTGGGGATCAATTCCTCATCTGCCCAAATGCAGTAACAGCAGAGGCGTTAGGCATGCTATTTGTCTTAAGAGCTGCTCTACCGGTTTTTGCATGGCCGATTCAGGTGGAGAATGACAATGCTTTTTTGGTGAATGATGTGAAGGAAACTGCATAAGGCAAATCTCTGATTGCTGATACAGTTCAAGATAAAGATCATCTTGGAGTCATTCCAGAAGTGGCTTGTTACCAAGCTAAACAGAAACGCAAACTCTGTTGCAGATGGACTAGCAAGAGAAGGGCTTAGAGCTTTGAGTGAGTGTGTGGTGTTGGCGCGTGCCCCTCCGTCTGTGGAGGACAGGCTTAAAAGTGACTAATCAAAACTTATGTGTCTTAAATTAATATATGAGCCCgagtttaaaaaaaaattaaccaaGTCCATTGCAATTGCAGTCCATAGAAATTTAAGAGGGAGAAGCTATGCAAAGAAAAGTACCCCAAATCTGAAGTTGCTGCATTTTTCCAAGGAACAAAAAAGGAACTCCGGATCCCGTGCACAGGGCCTGTCCCGGTTCTTGTCTGGGACCTTCAAATAAAAACGAGAAAAGTCCCAACGCTGCCGAGCTTCGTGTCACACATGTAAGACAGAGCTTAGGGGACAACGATAAGTTGTGAGGCAACGGTAACATGATAAGATTTAGACAAAAAGTGAGGTGAGGTGAGGTGAAACGTGTGAGGTTGAGTGCTGAATAAACAAGTTTGAGATAGTGCACAGCAAAGGTATGATGTGGAGATTTTTTATAGGATACCCACGCACCCTTCAGTTCAGATCTTCGAGTCAAAGTAAACTGCTCCACGCGCCTTTCAGCCCTTTGAACCTCCGCTTGTCCTCAGTTAATTATGCCGTTTGATTTGGTCGGCTATGAGAATCAACTTGCTGGGAAAAATATTTGGAGACCAACTAGTACCCCAGAAACGTTCAATATGTAAAACAGAGAGGATTGACTATAAATCGGCGACAAAATGGACGACCCATATGTATTGGTGGCTACAAATTCCAGAACAATCTTCTAGTACTACTTCAGGGCATAGATTCAACTGGTTCTCATTGGAGCTTCAGCAATGCGCTTCCATTATGTAACTTTTGTGAGTTGTGAATGGAGAACACACAAGGACAAGACAACCAATTTGCTATGCATGAAGCACCGGCAAGCAAAGGCTCTAGCAAAATACCTAATTCACTGATATGATAAGGCCTGACGCAGCACCAGCACAGACATCTATATTCACACAAAGGAAATGTACTTGAGCGGCTACAAACAAGCGAAGTCATTTGGGGCTTAAAAACAAATGAAATCATCAGTGCATTGAGGCCTGGATCAGCAGTGCCTTGTGAAACATACTTACATCAAACCGATACAGACGAACAACTAGATCAGTTATTCCGAGTGTTCTAAAAGCAAATATTACTTGCCGAGGAGGCGGCGGTCTATGATCTCGGATACGGTTTCCAGGAACAGGTTCTCACTTGTCCCTGGAAGAACAGCATCCTCTGCTTCCTGGATGATGTCCTCGATCTCGGAGTCCCTATTCACAGTTTCCCTGCACAATATACGTCCTATGTCATATGGCGTGAGGCCACGTGCCGCCCCCTTCTTCAACAGCATGGTGCTGATGCGCAGGACACGGGCACAGCTTGAAGACAGCTCCCACCCGTGGAACTTGAGAAGCTTGATGTCCTCTTCAGCGTCTAGAGAGCTAATATATTCAGTAGTCTCGTCGTTGAACGGCTCACGGGCTTGAGGCCAGTAAAGCCACTCAAAGGTGCAATCCTCAAACTGCATCAAAACAACGCAACACAAATTATGGTTTGCATGACAAAAGAACTATGATGCTTAGGAGCTAAAAGTAATAATAATGCAAGAGAAAGATAATCACCTTCTCTGGCAGGCAGTAACCATGATCAATTGGGATGAGCTTGTAGGTGGCACCTTCTTCCTTGGAAACTAGAATGTTCCCTGCATGACGATCAGCATTCGCTAGCCTAATATCTAACACTGCTATTTTGTGGACCTCCTTCACTGGAAAAGCCCGGGGACCCATATCCTCGCAGCTGCCATCGTTCTCCTTGAACATCTGCAGGGATCCAACCTTGAAGCTCTTCCCCCTATGTAAGCTTCGGACAATTGCTGTGGGaggcacaccagagaagccaacacTGCGACCCGATTCACGCTCAACAACCTGGTGGTCCAGAATATAAGCCGCAACTTCCCTGAGCGCACCTTCCCCAACACGTGTCCCTCTCTTCATGCCTTCCCCGTCAGTCGACAGCGGGAGACCCCTCGGGTTGTTCTCGGCCATTGGTTCCTCGTCAATGGGCTTGAACACCGCGACATTCTTCTGGCCTGATGAATCTTGCATGAAGTAAACACCGCCCGAACCTTCTGCTGACATAACTGGTGTGTGCCCGTTCTCAAGACCAGCTATTGCCGAGTCGATCATCTTCACCACTTCAGGCGAAAGCCTCGCCTTACGGTTCACAACAATCGGTTCAACAGGAGCAGGCTTGCCACCAGCTGGTTTCGCAGGGTTCACAACAAGAGATTCATTCGCAAGGTCCTCTTTCTCCTGAGGGTTGTCAACCGTAACCAAGGTATCCTTCTCGACCTGCTGCGTCCGTAGCTTTGCCGGCTTGCGGATGAACAAGTGAAGCACAGCATCATCCCTGTTGCTGATATCAGCGATCAAGCGGTGGTCCTCGAGCACCTCGCCGTCGTACTCGAGCTTGTCATCCTCGAGGCAGCCGAGGTCCTCGTCATCGGCGAGCTTGCTCTTGAGGTACTTGACGTTGCGGGTCTGGTCGACCTGGAACTGGAACTTCTTGCCGCTGGCGGTCTCGATGTTGATGACGCGGAGGTCGGCGAGGCGGATGACGAGGTGCAGCACGTTGCCGTCCTCGAGGCCGTAGTCCCTGACGGGGCAGTTGTTGCGGGCCAGCTCGTGGCCGTCGAGCACGAGGCGCTGCTTGTTGACGACGAAGCCCTTGAAGCGCTGGATGCGCAGCTTGACGGAGGCGATGGAGTCGGTGCCCAGCACGCTCATCGGCATGGGCGGCGCGCCGGGGAcggcgaggaagatgaggatgtgGTCCTGCAGCTGCGAGGCGGAGGAGCAGCGGCCCGAGTGGCCGAAGCTGATGGGCAGGTAGGCCAGGTCGTCGGGCACCGGCCCGAGCGCGATGACGCCGGCCGACGACATCTTAGCAGGATTAGCAGGCTGAGGCTGAAGCTGGCAGCCACTACCAGTATTTACACTAGAAAGCTGTACACTAGGAATTAGTAGAAGAAGCCATTTGATGAGGGATCAAGCCTGGGGTTCCCTTCCTTCTAAAATGGAGGAGACCCTCTGCGAACAATCCACACCGCAACGGCACAACCGATGAGAAATCTAGAGCCTCATTTCGGGTTCCTCGCCCATATCTGCAGAGATTTAAAACAGACCGCCCTCCGTTCGTTAGTGGTCAGCAGAAATTTCAGCAAAAATCAACGGATAAAAATCAGAAGAACATGAGGGAGCATACCGGAGTTGATTTTAGGGGCAAAGCGGCGTGAATCCTGCCTTTGCCCCCACTGCCGACCCGATCCCGCGACGCAATCTGCAAGGGGGACAGACCATCCGGAGGAGCGATGAGCCACGAAATCGCCCAGCAGCTACGGTACAGAGCAGACGAGCGTGTTTATCGTACCTGAGAAATTCGTCACCAGGAGCAGATCGATTTATTGTTTTGCTGGTGGACGGGAGAGAACGAACACGGAAGGCGCCGGGCCCCTCCTCCACCGACCGCCGGCCGGCGCTTCGATCCCACGCGGCTGGCTGGCTGCTCCCTCGACGGCAGTAGACCTGCGGCGGCAGCACCGAATCAGACGATCGAGCTCACCCCAATCAATCAATCGGTCGAAACAAACCGCAAAAAATCAGGAGAAAGCTCAGGACCGAGGCCGGCGCGCAGAGGATGATGAACTCACCGGGTGGATGAGAGGGGAGGCCCCCGCGCGCGATTAGTacgccggcggcggctcctccttccTTGCTCCGCGGTTCACGCAGGAAGAGAGAGAGAAGtttttggtttggtttggttttgGCGAGGAAGGAAGAGAGGAAATGGGAGAGAGGAAGCGGAAGGTGCGGGCAGCTGATTTATTCCGGGGGTGGGCCCAACGGTCCGCCCGTCGCTCACGCTCACGCCGTTACGTGGCCGCACCTTCGGAGAAATGGTCGTGCTCTTGGTTAATTTTTTGTTGACCGTTCTGCCCCTGTGGCTGTGTGTGTTGTAGGGAGAATGAAAGGCTCGCGCGGCAAGTAATCTCGCTGTCAGAATGAATGGGGTTATGGCTGGGGTTATTGTACTCATTAAATATATTTATAAATGTTGCCTAGGCACTAAGGCTCTTCGTTTTGGAACGTTAGGTTGGTTCTCGCGTGAATTTAGTGGGGGAGCTTGGTAGATTTTTGTACCATCGTCCAGAAGAATCTATTATTAATGCTCTTGGAGgtaattttatttcttttttttatttgcaGGAAATAGATAGTTCCGAGGAGAATTATTTGAAATAGGAACCCGCTACACCACGACGCATAACACGAGACATGCGTGTTCGAATCGTGGTTCCTTTTGAACTTTATAAAAGAAATTACACATTTTCTTATGTTAGAGGGACTTATATTAGAAGGTAGCTCTCCGGTTTTGGTGTAGCCACCCAACATGGAATGATCAAAATCGGTGGCAATTCAGTTCTAGCATTTCCTCATGTTGACGGGAGAGGGACTAAAAGGATTGGAAAACGATCTTCCAACATCATAGATGTACCACGGTTGGAAGAGGCGACGTCTAGGCGTCGCTTTAGTATATTTAGGCACTAAGCGATCACCAAACTTCTAGCCTACAGTATAAGTGAAAGTGTAGGCACGTCAATAAAAAAATTATCTCCCCGATAAAAAAAATTATGCCATACTTCACCAACCAGCCAGATGCGTCATATTCTAGTGGTAGGTGCAGAAACTCCAATTATAGCCCGAGCTATGAAAATGACAAATTCTAACAAATGTTGGAAGTTTCAAAATCTACACTGTTCACTTTTTCAGATCAATCGATTTGTGAATTTTTCATAGCCCAAAATACTCAATCTTTCGTATTGCTTTTTTCACAGTGGTAGAGTACATCATTGTCTACCTCTAGAAATTTTTGTTCGTATTTTTTAAAAAACTATCAAatgccattttttattttttgaaaaaatagcTCCGTGTAGCCCGAGCTTCAAAATGCCACACTCGTGGTAGGTGTCCATAATTTACTCATTTACATGCTTTAAATTAATATGTATTTATCTATAATATCATGTATATACATCTGGTGGTAAAATGTATATACCCACACTGGCATCGCCTACACCCTAGCACTTTTTTTTAACCTTGAAATCTACAAAAGATTTCAAATttgccttcgcctatataaaaacTATGAAAGCATAAGAAGACCAGGAAATTAATAATAGTGAATTTGTTCCAATTAATCATATTATGCCACTCAGTCCATATTGGTTTATTAGGTTTACGCGTAGTTCTAGGTTGTTAATTTGACCAACGTAATATAAACTATATGTTACAAAATATATACCACTAGAAACTTTAGATATTTTCTAACGGTATAACTTTTGTATAGTATAGTCTATGTTATATAGATCAAATTGATGACTTAGGTGCACACGTAAGACTTATAAATCGACATGGAGGGAGTAGTCAAAGTAAGTATAAAAAAGAGAGTCCGTACCTGCATTACCATCATTTGTTTAACCAAAGTCACTTGAACTAGAAGAATTAAATAATTAACAGAGCATGATTCTCAACTGGAACAATTGACACAAGAACTAATCTTATGCTTTGTGACACTGAAAATTCAGCAAGCGCGGGCATCAAACTGCGTGCGTGGCATACTAGACAGAGCGTACGGATCCCTCTGGTCAAAGAAAGAGTGGTTCGATCGTGCGAGCAAATCATCCTTGGAAAAACGAGTGCTGTAAGTCTTTC contains the following coding sequences:
- the LOC124692378 gene encoding phosphatidylinositol 4-kinase gamma 4-like; translated protein: MSSAGVIALGPVPDDLAYLPISFGHSGRCSSASQLQDHILIFLAVPGAPPMPMSVLGTDSIASVKLRIQRFKGFVVNKQRLVLDGHELARNNCPVRDYGLEDGNVLHLVIRLADLRVINIETASGKKFQFQVDQTRNVKYLKSKLADDEDLGCLEDDKLEYDGEVLEDHRLIADISNRDDAVLHLFIRKPAKLRTQQVEKDTLVTVDNPQEKEDLANESLVVNPAKPAGGKPAPVEPIVVNRKARLSPEVVKMIDSAIAGLENGHTPVMSAEGSGGVYFMQDSSGQKNVAVFKPIDEEPMAENNPRGLPLSTDGEGMKRGTRVGEGALREVAAYILDHQVVERESGRSVGFSGVPPTAIVRSLHRGKSFKVGSLQMFKENDGSCEDMGPRAFPVKEVHKIAVLDIRLANADRHAGNILVSKEEGATYKLIPIDHGYCLPEKFEDCTFEWLYWPQAREPFNDETTEYISSLDAEEDIKLLKFHGWELSSSCARVLRISTMLLKKGAARGLTPYDIGRILCRETVNRDSEIEDIIQEAEDAVLPGTSENLFLETVSEIIDRRLLGK